The following proteins come from a genomic window of Peptoniphilus equinus:
- the rpsG gene encoding 30S ribosomal protein S7 — translation MPRKGHIQKRQVMADPMYDDVIITKLINNVMLDGKKGTAQRIVYNALENIKESTGEDALEVFYKALNNVMPVLEVKARRVGGATYQVPMEVRPERRQTLGLRWLVKFARARGEKTMAERLAKEILDASNSLGASVKRKEEMHRTAEANKAFAHYRW, via the coding sequence ATGCCAAGAAAAGGACACATCCAAAAGAGACAAGTTATGGCTGATCCTATGTATGATGATGTCATTATCACCAAGCTGATCAACAATGTCATGCTTGACGGCAAAAAGGGAACAGCACAGCGTATTGTATACAATGCGTTAGAAAACATTAAAGAATCAACAGGCGAAGATGCTCTTGAAGTATTCTACAAGGCCTTGAACAACGTCATGCCTGTACTTGAAGTTAAGGCTCGCCGCGTCGGTGGTGCGACGTATCAAGTGCCTATGGAAGTTAGACCGGAACGCCGTCAAACCCTAGGTCTTCGTTGGTTGGTTAAATTTGCCCGCGCTCGTGGTGAAAAGACCATGGCGGAACGTCTGGCAAAAGAAATTCTCGACGCTTCAAACAGCCTCGGTGCAAGTGTGAAGAGAAAAGAAGAAATGCATAGAACTGCAGAAGCCAACAAGGCATTTGCACACTATAGATGGTAA